The region TCGTGGGTCCGGGTGGCGAAGGACGGCCGCGACGGCGAAGCGGTGATCGAGACGGTCACCACCTCCGCGAACAACCGCGGGTTGTTCAAGAAGCACGAGTATCGGCTGCGTGACGGGTGGCAGGGCGTGCTCGTCGTCACCACGTTGCGCAACGAGGGCAAGACGGTCGCGACCGGCCTGCCTGATGACCGCATGACGACGTTCACCGCGACGGGCACGACGCACGGCATCACGTGGGCCGACGCGGTGGACCCCGCGGACAAGGCGGGCTACGCGTTCGGATGGCTCGAACGCGACGGCTTCAAGGCGCCGCCCAGGCAAATCGAACTCCAGCCGGGCCAGGAAATCACTTACGCGCGATTCGTCGCGGTCGGTTCGTCGCCGCTGCAAGCGGTCGCGCTCGTGCTCGCGTTGCGCGGCGAAGCCACCGCGCCGTTCACGGGCACGATCAAGGACGCCGCCGGGTCGCCCGTCACGACGGCGAAGATTGTGGTGTCGGCCCTGGCGGGCGCGGCGGCGACGAATCGTCTTGCGGCGTATCCCGACGCGCAGGGGCGGTTCAGTTTCTTCCTCCCCGCGGGCGAGCACGAAGTGGAAGTCAGCGATCCCGGCCGCGACACGGTGAAGCAACCCATCTCGCTCAAGCGCGACGCGAATCCCGACTTGCAGGTGACGATGACCGCGTCGGCCGGCATCGCGTTTGACATCCGGGGCGAGAACGGCCGTCCGCTGCCGTGCAAGGTGCAGTTTGCGGGCGTCGAGGGCACGAAGTCGCCGAACCTCGGCCCGAACAACCGCGCGCGAGGCTGCGTGGACCAGTATCACTCGCCGGACGGGCAGTTCCGGCAGGCGCTCGCGCCCGGCACGTATCAGGTCACCGTCACGCGCGGCATCGAGTTCGGCCACCTGCGGCAGACGGTGAAGGTCGAGCCCGGCAAGACCGCGGGCGTGAAGGGCGTGTTGAAGCGGCTCGTGGACACGCGCGGCTGGATCAGCACGGATTACCACAACCACTCGACGCCGAGCGGCGACAACACCTGCGGCACGGACGACCGCATCATCAACCTCGCCGCCGAGCACATCGAGTTCGCGCCGACCACGGAGCACATGCGCTTCTACGACTGGCGCCCGCACATCGAGCGGCTTGGGCTGACGAACGAAATCCAGACCGTGCCCGGCGTCGAGCTGTCGAGCACGGGCACGCATTTCAACGCCTTTCCTTTCGAGCCGGTGCCCTTCACGCAGGACAACGGCGCGCCGTTGTGGAACAAGGACCCGCGCATCACGGCCGTCACGCTGCGCGACTGGCAGAAGGCCGAGCCGTCGCGCTGGGTGCAGATCAACCATCCCGACATGGTGGACAATTTCATCGACCGCGACGCCGATGGTTACGCGGACGGCGGCTACCTCGGGCTGCCGTCGCTCATCGACGCGGTCGAGACGCAGAACTACAGCGCGTCGCAAATCCTCGATGGGGTGCCGTTCAAGGTCGGCCGCGACACGCGCACCGGCCGCGAGACCGTGCAATACGTGCGCGAGTTCATCTGGCTTCAGTTGCTCAACAAGGGCCACCGCTACTGGGGCGTGGCCGTGTGCGACGCCCATGCCGTTTACGGCAATGGCGTCGGCGGCTGGCGCACGTATCTGCCGAGCGC is a window of Verrucomicrobiota bacterium DNA encoding:
- a CDS encoding carboxypeptidase regulatory-like domain-containing protein, which translates into the protein MTSHRISFAVACIGAAVLLGAAPGFTPPVTAAEAFEIGPHNKDQLPRGKEADGIIGDFVLRNDRVEAVISGNLPLRRANMSTFYGTNGFTPGCLYDLTPRGANNDQITIFTPSGQQGFISWVRVAKDGRDGEAVIETVTTSANNRGLFKKHEYRLRDGWQGVLVVTTLRNEGKTVATGLPDDRMTTFTATGTTHGITWADAVDPADKAGYAFGWLERDGFKAPPRQIELQPGQEITYARFVAVGSSPLQAVALVLALRGEATAPFTGTIKDAAGSPVTTAKIVVSALAGAAATNRLAAYPDAQGRFSFFLPAGEHEVEVSDPGRDTVKQPISLKRDANPDLQVTMTASAGIAFDIRGENGRPLPCKVQFAGVEGTKSPNLGPNNRARGCVDQYHSPDGQFRQALAPGTYQVTVTRGIEFGHLRQTVKVEPGKTAGVKGVLKRLVDTRGWISTDYHNHSTPSGDNTCGTDDRIINLAAEHIEFAPTTEHMRFYDWRPHIERLGLTNEIQTVPGVELSSTGTHFNAFPFEPVPFTQDNGAPLWNKDPRITAVTLRDWQKAEPSRWVQINHPDMVDNFIDRDADGYADGGYLGLPSLIDAVETQNYSASQILDGVPFKVGRDTRTGRETVQYVREFIWLQLLNKGHRYWGVAVCDAHAVYGNGVGGWRTYLPSASDDPAKIDWRENTRHAKAGRMILTTGPFLQVETDDGTLAGGSTRANGALKLKVRVQCTDWIDIDRVQVLVNGRPREDLNFTRKTHAQFFSDGVVKFDRTIDVPLSEDSHIIVVATGENFDLKTGFGTSTQARIKPCAYNNPIFVDVDGGGFTPNGDTLGFPLPVKRLTVEDARKMLAK